GGTATTGCTGGTTCAACCTTATCTGCCTGTGTCTTCTGTAAAACTGCATACGTGCCCCTCGGTGTCCTTTAGATAGGCTGCTCATTTTCCTTATCTTTCTCTGGCTTCTGCCTCTGTGGCCTGGACCCAGAGCCAGGCTTTGGGTTGATTGCGGTGAGTACCTCATCTCCACAGCAGCTTATCTTGGTTGAAACTGGACGTCAGGGTCCAAATCCCCTCTTTGCCACCTCAGCTGTATGACTTGGGGTTGTGTGGCCTCTCTCTACCTTGGTTTTCTTGTGTGTGTTGTGGGGAAGAGCACAGCTGACCCTAGGTTAGGGGTATGTGAAGTACTGAACACTGAGCAAGGTCCGATGTGTTCAGTTGTCTGTCTTTGACCAGCCCACACAGTGGTATTGGGAAACCTGTCACGTTCTCCTGGAAACAGGCAGGCAGTGTCTTCAATAAAATCAGCAAAATCTTCTGGTCCGGATAAAATATTGGAAGAGGCATATATCTGCATACTCATTTGCATATATCTACATAAGAAACACCACCCTAGCACCTCTTTTGcatttagaaagactgttggagcTGGAGTTGGGGCTTGAGAGCTGCTCCCAGTGGTTGAATCCCATCCAGAACCCACGCCAGAAGTCACCTCTAGGGAGAAGCTAACTCAGCCTCCACTTGAGGCCCCCCACCCCACATTGTGCTGCTCAGGAGGTGCCTCCTTTGACCCCACGCCACTCCTGCACCCCTGTCCTTGCTGCTGTGGGCTCAGAATGCAAAGTGGTGTCACAAAGGAGCAGGTGGCTGAGAGATAAACACAGGCGAGAGAATTGCCATGGCTGCCCACTTTGCCCACCTCTGAGACTCTGGAGGTTGTCTGGGTGGTAGTCACAGCAGAGTGGCCATCTAGGAGCCGACCTTTCTGTCCCCAGATTCTTTACAGAGCCACATCAAGAGGATGATGTCGTTTGAGGTCACCTGTACCTGAGAGTTGATGATCCAGGCTAATCAGCTTGGGGTGCAGAGAGGAAGGCCCTGGAATTACAGGGTTTGAGGAGGGTAGGGGTGTTCTCGAGGTTCCCCCAGGTCTCACCCCACTCAGCTGCGCCTAACACAAATTGGTGTGCTCTCTGGCTCCTCCTCTAGGTGTGCTCGGCCTTCACTGCGGAGTTCGGGAAGTTCAGCCACGTCAACATGCACCACGGCTACACCAACATGGTGGGTCTGGGGGACTCCAGCACGTGGAAGCTGCCTTGCCTCAACCGCTACGTCTACATGTTCCTCGCGCCCTTCCTCATCCCCATCATCACCCCGCTGGTGGCTCTTGGTGAGTACCTGATGGCCTGGGTCCAAGTGCCCTGCAGAGGCCTGTCccacttccttcctttccctcctggcTTGGTGGAAGCCAGAAGCCTTGGGTTCAGACCTTTTGGTCTCTGCTAGACTTTCTGAGCCAGACAACCGGACAGCAGGACACATGTCCAACTCTAGCTCTGCCACCTACTGGCTGGTGAACTTGCGCAGATAACCTGACTTCTCTGAGCCTCGGGTTCCTCAAGGATGGTGTGAAAGCATAATGAGGCCACAGCCCAAGCTTTGTAGATGCACACTGATCATTGTAATGGTTGGCATCACGGGAGCAACACCACGGAGTAGAAGGAACAGGGGGATGGTGGCCTTAAGTTGGTCATGTTGATTAGTGGCTCCCTTCCTCATCCAAACAATGGATGAACACTCAGGCCACCCCGCTTGGCCACCAGGAAGCCAGCTGGTGAGGACTCCAAACCTCGCCTGCCCTCATTCCCTGTCTTGCCCTCTGGCAGAGCGGCTGTGGAAGGTGGAGCTGCGGATAGCTCTGCGGACGCTGGGCCTGATTTCCCTGGGCCTTTACTCTCAGTACTGGCTGCTCCTGAACGTGTCCGGCTTCAGGAGCCCCAGCTCGGCCCTGGCCTGCATGCTGCTCATCAGGGCCCTGCTGGCCCACCCCTTCCTCCACGTCAACATCTTCCAGGTGAGGCCTCCCCACCCCTGGCACTAGGGAGTTATGGGGAGCACTCTCCAGGGAGGTGACTCAGGCTGGGAGAGGGAGGGCACAGGAGGAAGCAGCCCCTTTCTGGGGTCCCCTCTCGGTGGCTTGAGTTTTAGGTGAAGAGTTTGCTTGCCCTCAGCCAGCTGCCCTGCCTCATCTGCAGGTGGATTTTCATGTGAGGTGAAGCGAGGGTCCCTGTCAATGCCACGAGGCAGGCAGAGGAGGGAACTGGAGATGGGAGTCTTGGTGGGAGGCCGGGGGCTCCACATTCAGTTCTGGTGCATTTCCACTGGGGTGTCTCTCTGTGTCCCCATCAGTGGAGACCCCAGGTTGGAGTTCCCTGTACACTCACCTGGCACTCAGTACAACTGCCATCAATTACTTACTCCCATAACTGTGTCCCATCTGCTTGTCCTTCTCAAATGGAGGTTTCTGCTCCCCTCCAAGTTCCCTAGACCCAGGACTAGGGAAAAAGGAGGTACCTGCACGTACTCAGTGAAGGAAAAAGCACAAGAGGATGCACAGACTTGAACTTGAACAATGAGTGGGGTTTTGAGTGGTGAAGAGAATAGGGAAGGTCTCTCCAGGACGAGGCGAAGGCACGGTGCCATGTGGGCAGTCTCAGGCATTCAAGTACCAAGGGTGCGGAGGTCCCAAGCCAGGCCTCTCGTTGTCCAGATGGGAGGAGGCCCGAGAGATGGGAGAGACTCAGCTCAGAGCCCAGATTGGGTTGGCATCAGAGCTGGGCCGGAGCCCCAccccctcctgcctccaccaGGTCCTTCTGGGTTAGGACTTGAGGGGCAGAGCACACTGGGCCTTTGAGTGCTTGGTGAGGACACCTGAGGCAAGGGGGAGGTCCAGGCCCCATCGCAGGACATGACCACATGTCTGTCACAGCACATAGGGCTGCCCATGTTCTCCCGGGACAAGAAGCCCCAACGGATCCACATGATGACCCTGGGGGTTCTCAACCTGCCCCGGCTGCCGGTGTTGGACTGGGCGTTTGGCCACTCGCTCATCAGTTGCCATGTAGAACACCACCTGTTCCCCAAGCTCTCTGACAACATGTGTCTGAAGGTAGACGAGGGctgggctggaggggctgggaggaCATGCCTGGCTGGTGGTGGGCAGTGGTAACCTCTAGGGTTCAGCTGAACCCTGGGTTCCCCAACTGGCCTGGTCAGAAGTCACCCAGGAGGGGCACCCTAACTGACAAGCAGCAACGTGGGTTGTAGGTCAGAGACACCTGGGTTTCTTACCAGCAGTGGGACTCTGGACAAGTTAAttgagcctcagcttccccatctgtaaaatgggatgaaACTGCTTACCTACAGGACTTGAGGATGGGCTGaagaaacagaactgaaataCTTGACACCAAGCAGGTGCTTGGCAAAGGGAGCCATGCTTTTCATTTCCCTGTGCCAAGAGGGGCTGTTGCATGGTTGGGACCTCAAGGGAAGATTTGGGGGAGAAATCCTCCTTCCCTTGCCTGCGAGTAAAGCTGAGGGAGGCAGGAGTTTTCAAGGCCTCAGCCCTCAGCCAAcacccctgccctccctgccctgaGCATTCTGGACAAGGCAGATGGGAGCTGGGGCTAGGAAGAGGAGACAGCTCCTGGGATGGACGGGCTGCGGCagtccctgctcacagcccctcCTCCTGCCATCTTCCAACAGGTGAAGCCTGTGGTGTCCCGGTTCCTCCACGAGAAGCAGCTGCCATACCAAGAGGACTCGTACTTGGCTCGCTTCCGGCTGTTCCTCAGCCGCTACGAGGAGCTCATGGTGCAGGCCCCGCTGATCACTGAGGTGGTGGGGCTGCAGTGAGGGCtgggctcccccccccccccccccggcccagCCCTGGTGCTCCTGCTGCTTCTGGTTCTCAGGTGGTGTGCAGTGGTGGGTGGTGGGCGTGGAGCACGGAGGCTTGGGTGGGCAGTGAGACAGGGCAGCTGATGGGTGCCCTGTGTCCTGGGGTTGCTTGCCCTGTTTGCTTTTTGGGGATTGGAGGGGTCTCTGGGTGAAAGGAATCTTGGTAACTGGGCatcctgggcctggctccatCTCAGGATCTTCCCCTGCTCCATTTGAGCCTGGCAGGGCAGCAATGCCAAGGGTGAGGCCAActgggagagggaaggggcagAGAGCAAAGGTCAACCTCTTAGCTGGGGCCCCCTTGACACTGAGAGAGTGGCGCACTTGCTTGACTGctgcttcttcctctgctcttcaAGGCTCTGACCCAGGGCCCCCTCCCCAGGGAACATGGGGCAGGGTCACTTTTGGCAGACTCCCTAGTTTCTCAGCCAGAGAAGCCTGTTCAAGTTCCCAAGGCCCACAGTGTCACTGAGATGAAAGTGAGTATATTTTGTAGGGAAAGCTCTCAGGATAAGAGAGGGGAGAAAGTCCCTCAGGGACACAGCTGGGGGAAGAGTATAAATAGATTTGATCGTGACCTTGGCTAGCTCTGGAAGTCTGCTTTGTTCCATGATGTTTAGAAGCACAGGCCTGGGAGAGAGAATTACTGGGAGGTAGCTGAGTCTGGAGGGGGTTATGGGAACCAGTTTGAAGGACAGGTGGCCTTAGAGGAGACAGAACAAAGAGGGTGGGGTGAGACAGATGAGCTTGAGGTCAAGGGCTGGGCTTGCAGTGAAAGGGTGGTCGGCAGCCTAGGGGTGAGGTGGGAACATAAGGAAACTGCTGGTGCCAGACCTGGGAAGAGGCCAAATGTGGGGACCCAATGAGATTCAGCCCGAAGTAGGCAGAATTGAGGGAGGCTGGGAGCTGCCCCAGTTGGGGGCTGGACTGAGAAGTTCTAAGAAAGTGCCCAAATGGAAGCTGAGGGAGAGCTAGAGGAGGCCAGATGTGCGACATGAGACCACAGCAGTTCATTTATGCAGAATTTCCCACAATTGACATTTTACCTGGATAATTCTTCTTGGCTGTCCTATGAATTGTAGAATATTTAGTGGTGCCCTTGGCTTCTATCTACGAGATGCTGGGATTCCAATCatgacaatcaaaaatgtttccaagctgggcacagcagcacatgcctgtaatcccagtgacttgggagactgaggcaggactgcaggttcaaagccagcctcagcaacttggtgaggccctgatCAACTTAGacgctatctctaaataaaaaattaaaaagggctggggatgtgactcagtggttaagtgccctgggttcaatccctggtacgtatacacacacacacacacacacacacacacacacgtttccaAATGTGGTCAAATGTCCCTGGCCTATTGAAGAGCACATCTCCAGTCTCTGGTGTGGACTCTGGCACCTCTGCCATGTAGCTGCTTGGTATCCCTCTAACTCCTACAGGCCTTCTCCTCTAGCTGTGGCCCTTGGTGGCCCCATAGCTCCTTCGGGCACCCTCTCCTCCAGCTATGGCTCTCATGAGTTCCCAAGCTGCTCCTTCCTGGGACTCTTTGGGGGCCTGGCCCAGCAGTCTCAGCTGTTGCTCACCCCAGGGTGCTTCTCTGGTCCCTTAACCTTGCTCACacctctttatttcttcattaaactCTCTTCAATCACCCCTTTTGAACATGCCATCTGTTCCCTGCTGGGAGGCTCActgacagagcagagttttggatcCAAACAGCCCTCCTGGAACGAGGCAGGCTTGGCAGCTGCCCCAGCCTACTGCTTTGCTATATGATGTTGCTTCTCTTTTGAAATGCATTAGCCACACAGAAATGGTCTTAAGGTCTAGGACTGTGATTCATCAAACAGCTAATTCTCCATATGAAAAATGCACTGTCAGGAGAAAGGCCCCACTCTCATACTCCAGGCTAATGATTAAAACCGTCCAAATACATAACCAATGACTCAGTGTTATTGATCTGGGCCTGAATGGGGTATAGGCAGCAAGCAGCTGGATGTATCATGGGCACCTTAGAAAtaagtcatttgatttttttgaagcttgattTTCTGTTACTCTGAGGATGTGAGCTGGGAATGATTGTTACTTGAGAAGTGCGGAGAGGTGACAAGAGTGAAATGAAGTGCTTCTAGGGTTTTGCAAATACCTGTGGTCTAGTTTACAGAGGTATGTGGGAAGCAACAATATTgatgataatatttattttacatgtagcAGATGTTTTTAACTGATGTCATCTAATTTTAATCTTCAAAAGTTGGTACAATTTTTTCCTCATATTACAgatggtggggaaaaaaagacagagagTAAACTTCTTGATGTTATATAGCTAATGAGTGGCAAAAGAAAGATGTGAACTCTGTATTCATGTTCTCAACTGCTAGACATACTGCCTCTGATGGGCAGGGAAACTTATAGAGCTTTCTGGGTGACTGATTCTGCATTTCCACCTTGTTCTCCTGTGTGAATGGATAATCAATGGTTTTATCAGTAAGAAAAATTCTTTATGAATGTGCATTGGGTGGTAGGCCCTGTTTGAAACTCCAGGAATAGGAGTGAATGAGATTAGGCTGCCCACCCTCATGGAACTTACAGTCTAGTGAAGAGGTTATCAAATTCTTTCCATAAAGGGctagataataaatatttggggGTTTGTGGACTATGTGATCCCTGTCACAGCTACTCAAATGTTCCATTAAAGCACAAAAACAGCTAGAGACAATATGTAAAGATATGAAATGGCTTTATtctaataaactttatttataaacactGAAACTTGAATTTGTGTAATTTTCctatatcacaaaatattttaaaaggtttttaaaaaattaaaaagcaaaaaccctactttgtgtacaaccagaggtatgaaaaattgtgctctatatgtataatatgaattgtaatgcattctgctgtcatatataacaaattaaaattttgaaaaaatgaaaaaaaagcttCAATTgtcataaacaacaacaaaaaagcaaaaaccaatgTCACGGATCATACAAAACCACCCCTTGGGCAGCACTTGGCTTGCAAACCACAATATGCATACTCACCAACTAGTGAGATAGCCATAAAACACAATGACAGAGCAGAATAGTATTTACTTctcaggagggagggggagtgaCAAGTTGGGAAGACTCAAATACCTG
This window of the Ictidomys tridecemlineatus isolate mIctTri1 chromosome 3, mIctTri1.hap1, whole genome shotgun sequence genome carries:
- the Fads6 gene encoding fatty acid desaturase 6 codes for the protein MELARGASKGDGGAEALLGELEGLVQDVVRASSWWELHGVDCAILALSLLALPAGFLCLSSENVLVFAIGITILGVCHSTLTVKGSHLATHGALTKSKRWSKIWLLFFVEVCSAFTAEFGKFSHVNMHHGYTNMVGLGDSSTWKLPCLNRYVYMFLAPFLIPIITPLVALERLWKVELRIALRTLGLISLGLYSQYWLLLNVSGFRSPSSALACMLLIRALLAHPFLHVNIFQHIGLPMFSRDKKPQRIHMMTLGVLNLPRLPVLDWAFGHSLISCHVEHHLFPKLSDNMCLKVKPVVSRFLHEKQLPYQEDSYLARFRLFLSRYEELMVQAPLITEVVGLQ